In the genome of Streptomyces sp. SAI-127, the window GGCCCTTCCCGAACGGCCTCCTGAGCCCTCGCCCCCGGTCCGGTCGGCCCCGTCGTCCCGAACAGCACCCGCCCCCCGAGTCCCGGCCTCGGCCCTCCCTGCGCCGTCTCCCCCGCGCAGCACCTCCACATGTGTCTCGCGGACCGCCGGGCCCGGCTCCACGCCGAGTTCCTCGACCAGGCGGGTGCGCAGATCGCGGTGGACGGCGAGGGCCTCGGCCTGGCGGCCGGTACGGTGGAGGGCGAGCATCAGCTGGCGGTGGTAGGACTCGCGCAGGGGGTGCTCGGCGGCGAGCGCGGAGAGTTCTGGGACGAGGGCGCCCGGCCGGGTGTCGGCGAGGGCGAGCTCGGCGTCGTAGTGCCACTCCAGGAGGAGCAGTCGGGCCTCCTCCAGGCGCTGGACCAGGGCGTATCCGGCGAGTTCGGACGGGACCCCGCTGAGCGGCGCGCCCCGCCACAGCGCGAGCGCCGCCGCGCACGCCTGGACGGTCTCGGTCCAGTTCCCCTCGGCGTGCGCGCCGCGGGCCCGGGCGGCGTGGCTCTCGAAGACCTGGACGTCGAGCTCCCCCGGCGCGACGCGCAGCAGATATCCGGGGGCCATCGCCTGCAGTCGCTCGGGGTCGTCGAGCAGCCGCCGCAACCGGGAGACGTGATTGTGCAGGGAGGCCTTCGCCGAGGCAGGCGGGGTGCCGCCCCACAGGGCGTCCTTGAGGGTCTCGGCGGAGACGACCCGGCCGGCTTCGAGGAGCAGCGCGGCCAGCAGGATCCGCTGCTTGCGGCTGCCGACGACACGCACCCCGGCCCCGCCCTGGCCGTCGTACAGAATCGGCGGCCCGAGCAGTCCGAACCGCAGCCCCGACTGCGATCCGCGCCCCATCACGCCGCCCACTTCTGGCGGATTTCCGCCCTCTCCACGGCGGTTTCCCGCCAGCCGTCCGACGCAGGCCGCTGCCGGAATCCGCTACCGCCCCCGGCCCTGCACACAGTCAGTTCCCCATCGCTGCCGTCGACTTCCCGCCAATCGGCGAACCACAAAACGTAGATGCAATGGCCAATGTTAGCGATTTGTTGGCGCAACCTGATGTGATCACTACATCGGATCTGGCCCGAGGGCGCGCGCGTACGACGCGCAACTCGGGGGAGTGTCGCCGTCGCGGCCGGATCCGTGGGACGCGAGAGGGTCCCGGTCGGCGGAGGTGAACGACCGGGACCCTCGTCCTGTCCTCGGGACGATGAGCCCTCAGATCACGGGCGGGCGTCCCAGCCGGGTGAGGTGCCACACCGTTCGCCACCGCATCGGCCGCCGCTCGCCGGCCGGTTCCCGCAGGCCCTCGACGAACCCGCCGAACCAGGCGCGCAGTCCACTCGCCGACCGGGTCCGCAGCAGGGTGAGCGCCGTCCACACACCGAGGTGCACGGGGATGAGCGGCAGAGGAAGCCGGCGGCGCACCAGCCAGACGCGGTTGCGGGCGTTGACCCGGTAGTAGATGGCGTGCCGGGCCGGTGAGGTCCTCGGGTGCTGCAGCAGCAGTTCGGGCGCGTACAGGATGTGCCAGCCGCGGTCGGCGGCCCGCCAGGCCAGGTCGATCTCCTCGTGGGCGAAGAAGAACTCGGCGGGCCAGTCCCCCGTTTCGGCGAGCATGGCCATGCGGAAGGCGTGCCCGCCGCCCAGGAAACCGGTGACATAGCCGCCGCGCATCGGATCGGAGGCGCCGACGCGGGGCACGTGCCGCTGCTGGGTCTCGCCGCTCTCGTCGGCGATACGGAAGCCGACGATGCCGAGACGGTCGTCGGCCGCGAACAACTCCTGTACGCGGCGCAGCACATCGGCGTCCACGAGCATGCCGTCGTCGTCGAGTTCCACTACGACGTCCACGTCGCCGAAGTCGCGCAGCCGGGCGAGCGCCACGTTCCGGCCGCCGGGGCAGCCGAGGTTCTCCTCGATGTCGAGGGTGGTGACCTCGCCGGGCAGGGAGAGCCGCTCGGCGAACTCGGGCAGCCGGCAGCCGTTGCCCACGATCACGATGCGGGCCGGGACGATGTCCTGCTTGGCCACGGAGCGCAGCAGGGCGTCGACCTCGTCGGGCCGGTTCCCCATGGTCACCACGGCGACGGCGATCCTCGGCGCGCCCATGTCCCCACCTCGTCCCCTCGTCCGACGGGCATCAACCGGCGCGATGCTAGCCGTTCACGGTAAGGACTTCTCAGGTATGGGGATGTGGGGGCGGGGTGCGGGGCGGGTGGGGTAGGCCGGTTCGCTCGGCACGGGTGCCAGAAACCCTCGAACAGCCCACCGCGTCTCACCCCCGCCGGTTCTCCCTCCGCCGCACGAACTTCAGCCCCGACCAGTGCTCCCCCAGCGCCGCGACCTTCACGTCGACGACACCGAGCGGAAGGAAGACCTCCCGCAGGGCGTTCTCAGTGATGTCACTGACGTGCCCGGCGGCCCTTCGAGGCCAGGCGATCCACAGTGCGGCATCGTCCGCGAGGCCGGCGACCAGTCCGTCCGCCTCGGCTGCGAGCCGCGCGTACTCGCGACGGAAGGCGAGGACGACATCCGCACCATGTGAGCCGCCTGCGGCCACATCGCAGTCGTCGGGCAGCCCGGGGATGTCCCACCCGTCGGGCGCGCCGTCGAGCCGTACCCGGTGCCCCGCCTTGATGCCGAGCTTCTTGGCGAGGGGCGTGGCGGAGTAGCCGCCCGCCGGCCCGGTTCCTGACATACGGCACCCTCCGCGTACTGGTCCATCCCCGTCCACCCCATGGTGACGGCCAGGGTGGAGGATGTCCGTCCGGACACGGCGTCAGGACCAGGCGTCCCGAACCAGACGTCCCCGAACCGGCTACCGCACCACGCGCGCGAGCAGCGTGGCGAGATCCGCGAGGAACTGGAGCCAGGGCCGGGCCTGCTCGGCCCGGCGCCCGAACCGTCTGCGCCAGCCGCCGGGCCGGCAGCCCTCCCGGCGCTGTATCGACCTGTCCCGCACGCGTCGTAAGGACACGGCACGGCTCGTTCCGATGCGCTTGCGTCGCCTCATGCCGGGACGTTAGCCGGGTCCCGATCGGCGGCGCAGGGCAGCGGACCGCCAAAGCGGGCGGGCGGTTATTGGCGGTAACGCGTAAACAACGGCCCGGGACGGTCCTGCGGGGGCTTCCGTGCCGTCACATCGCCGACGCTCCGATCACGGTGATCCACGGTGATCCACGGCGATCCACGGCGATCCACGGCGATCCACGGCAGGGTGCCGTAGCTGGCCGGTGCCCTCGGTCAGATCGGCGGCGTCGGCCTCGGTGACGTTCAGGGCGTAGGTTCCGCTCTCCCACGCGGCGCTCTGCGCGGACCACAACTCCGCCTCGGTCGGGTCGAGTTTCGAACCGGTGGGCCGCACCGCACGCCGCGCCGCTCGTGCCCGTGCAGCCGGGCACCATCCCGGCCGTGACGAGCATCGTGTTGCCGGACGGCCGGGTCGTCACTGGCTACACCCTCGAACCCGCCAAGCCCGAACCGGTCGCGACCAAGCCGGCCGTCTCGCGCGCGACGGTGAACATCGCCCTCGGGGGCATCGGGTTCGGCGCCGTGTGCGGCGGACTCGTTACCACCTTCATTGCCGCGCTCGCCGCGCTCATACACCCGTGCAGGTCTTCAAGCGCAACCACTTCCACGGCTGACCGTCAACGGTCTTTCCGATCGAACTTCCTGCGTTCCCAGGCCTCCATGGAGAGCGTCCATGCAACCGCCATCAGAGCGGCCAACAGCAGAGCGGAGCCCCATGGTTGCCCTGTCCAGAGATGGGATCCAACAGCGGCGCAGGCGAACCAGAGCAGCGCGATGGCCAACAGCCCCGTGCGGCGTACCCACCGGGGACGCATCGGGACGCCCGCCTGCCGTTCATCCGTCATGGCCAACCATTACCCCGAAAGCCCAGCCTGTGTTCGAGATCCGCGTCACTTGCAATCCGGCCGACATGGAACGCGTCACGACCGGTGAGGTATGCCAGTACCCGACCGACCCGGGACGGCAAGCGCACCCACCTCTACCTCACCGCCGACCA includes:
- a CDS encoding glycosyltransferase, translated to MGAPRIAVAVVTMGNRPDEVDALLRSVAKQDIVPARIVIVGNGCRLPEFAERLSLPGEVTTLDIEENLGCPGGRNVALARLRDFGDVDVVVELDDDGMLVDADVLRRVQELFAADDRLGIVGFRIADESGETQQRHVPRVGASDPMRGGYVTGFLGGGHAFRMAMLAETGDWPAEFFFAHEEIDLAWRAADRGWHILYAPELLLQHPRTSPARHAIYYRVNARNRVWLVRRRLPLPLIPVHLGVWTALTLLRTRSASGLRAWFGGFVEGLREPAGERRPMRWRTVWHLTRLGRPPVI
- a CDS encoding DUF3052 domain-containing protein — protein: MSGTGPAGGYSATPLAKKLGIKAGHRVRLDGAPDGWDIPGLPDDCDVAAGGSHGADVVLAFRREYARLAAEADGLVAGLADDAALWIAWPRRAAGHVSDITENALREVFLPLGVVDVKVAALGEHWSGLKFVRRRENRRG